The proteins below come from a single Myxococcales bacterium genomic window:
- a CDS encoding M2 family metallopeptidase, which produces MTGPSKEGAPVKLARRLSALIASAASVASVASVAPLASLVQACGGEAPAPVVPCPEAPRGPSLAAVDGGGLAVEPTGDDARRFLAEVDRDLRRLWIMRDRAAWVNQNFITDDTEAMGAAGEEATAEYVTRKVLESKRFDGLKLEADAARQLHLLKLAQVVPAPLDAHERRELAELQSSMTGIYGKGKYCPKRLNGGCLTLDDLSRTLRKSRNPAELEEAWTGWHAISPPMREKYARYAELGNKGAKEIGFADMGALWRSGYDMTPQAFEADIERLWTEVKPLYDKLHCFVGKKLRGKYGADKVPAGKPLPAHLLGNMWAQQWDGIFDIVEPYPGQGSLDVDARLKAKFTQVSAPAKRGGRPAEGAFDPKGMVKLGESFFTSLGLDPLPQSFWERSLFLRPKDREVVCHASAWDVTWSNDLRIKMCIEPTEDDLITIHHELGHDYYFHYYFRLPVLYQQGANDGFHEGIGDTLALSVTPEYLKGLGLIAEVPKNDKAKLNVQMKQALDKVAFLPFGLLIDKWRWDVFSGKVAPADYNKAWWDLKRRYQGVAPPSPRTEANFDPGAKYHIPGSTPYIRYFLARIYQFQFHRALCRVAGHKGPLETCSIYGNKAAGEKLRTMLSLGASRPWPEALASLSGESRADASAMLEYFAPLSKWLDEQNKGETCGY; this is translated from the coding sequence ATGACGGGGCCCTCGAAGGAAGGAGCCCCCGTGAAGCTTGCTCGCCGTCTCTCCGCGCTCATCGCCTCCGCCGCGTCCGTCGCGTCCGTCGCGTCCGTCGCGCCGCTCGCGTCCCTGGTTCAGGCCTGCGGCGGCGAGGCGCCGGCGCCCGTCGTGCCGTGCCCAGAGGCCCCGCGCGGCCCCTCGCTCGCCGCGGTCGACGGCGGCGGTCTCGCGGTCGAGCCCACCGGAGACGACGCGAGGCGCTTCCTCGCCGAGGTCGACCGCGATCTTCGCCGCCTGTGGATCATGCGCGACCGCGCGGCGTGGGTGAACCAGAACTTCATCACGGACGACACCGAGGCCATGGGCGCGGCGGGCGAGGAGGCCACCGCCGAATACGTGACGCGCAAGGTGCTCGAGTCCAAGCGGTTCGATGGTCTCAAGCTCGAGGCCGACGCCGCGCGGCAGCTCCACCTCCTCAAGCTGGCGCAGGTCGTCCCCGCGCCGCTCGACGCGCACGAGCGCCGCGAGCTCGCCGAGCTCCAGTCGTCGATGACGGGCATCTACGGAAAGGGCAAGTACTGCCCGAAGCGCCTGAACGGCGGCTGCCTCACGCTCGACGACCTCTCGCGCACGCTCCGCAAGAGCCGCAACCCCGCGGAGCTCGAGGAGGCCTGGACCGGCTGGCACGCCATCTCCCCGCCGATGCGCGAGAAGTACGCGCGCTACGCCGAGCTCGGCAACAAGGGCGCGAAGGAGATCGGGTTCGCCGACATGGGCGCGCTCTGGCGCTCGGGCTACGACATGACGCCACAGGCGTTCGAGGCGGACATCGAGCGTCTGTGGACCGAGGTGAAGCCCCTCTACGACAAGCTCCACTGCTTCGTGGGGAAGAAGCTCCGCGGCAAGTACGGCGCCGACAAGGTGCCCGCCGGCAAGCCGCTCCCCGCGCACCTGCTCGGGAACATGTGGGCGCAGCAGTGGGACGGCATCTTCGATATCGTCGAGCCGTACCCGGGCCAGGGCTCGCTCGACGTCGACGCGCGCCTCAAGGCGAAGTTCACGCAGGTGAGCGCGCCAGCGAAGCGCGGAGGGCGCCCGGCGGAGGGCGCCTTCGACCCCAAGGGCATGGTGAAGCTCGGCGAGTCGTTCTTCACGTCGCTCGGCCTCGATCCCCTGCCGCAGTCATTCTGGGAGCGGTCGCTCTTCCTTCGCCCGAAGGACCGCGAGGTGGTGTGCCACGCGAGCGCCTGGGACGTGACCTGGTCGAACGATCTTCGTATCAAGATGTGCATCGAGCCGACAGAGGACGATCTCATCACGATTCATCACGAGCTCGGCCACGACTACTACTTTCACTACTACTTCAGGCTCCCCGTGCTCTATCAGCAGGGCGCCAACGACGGCTTCCACGAGGGCATCGGCGACACCCTCGCGCTCAGCGTGACCCCGGAGTACCTGAAGGGGCTCGGGCTCATCGCCGAGGTGCCGAAGAACGATAAGGCCAAGCTCAACGTACAGATGAAGCAGGCGCTCGACAAGGTCGCCTTCTTGCCATTCGGCCTGCTCATCGACAAGTGGCGGTGGGACGTGTTCTCGGGGAAGGTCGCGCCCGCCGACTACAACAAGGCCTGGTGGGACCTGAAGCGTCGCTACCAGGGCGTCGCCCCGCCATCGCCGCGGACCGAGGCCAACTTCGACCCTGGCGCGAAGTACCATATTCCGGGCAGCACCCCGTACATTCGCTACTTCCTGGCGCGCATCTACCAGTTTCAGTTCCACCGCGCGCTGTGCCGTGTGGCCGGGCACAAGGGCCCGCTCGAGACCTGCTCGATCTACGGGAACAAGGCCGCGGGCGAGAAGCTCCGCACGATGCTGTCGCTCGGCGCGAGCCGCCCGTGGCCCGAGGCCCTCGCGTCGCTCTCGGGCGAGTCTCGCGCGGACGCGTCGGCGATGCTCGAGTACTTCGCGCCGCTCTCCAAGTGGCTCGACGAGCAGAACAAGGGCGAGACCTGCGGTTACTGA
- a CDS encoding pyridoxal phosphate-dependent aminotransferase, with amino-acid sequence MSGARLARRATNLRPGVFAALEQRLARAAREGQALVPFHIGDTYVAPPAAATAALTELDPAVHRYGPTAGLATLREGLAAYVAARRGLEGTSPREVLVGAGGTHALHCAASVLLDPGDEVLLLAPYWPLAPGVFEAQGAACVEVPVDLYAEPQRSLRLRLEAARTDRTRAVYFVSPNNPDGKVLGAAHLGELLAFAEDNDLWLFADEVYADVTYDVPHTSLGVLAGARARAVLLYSFSKSFALAGQRVGFAVAPEQVVAAALRVGMHTVFNVPLSSQRAALAALAAPDDFLAPTLAAYRATRDAAAAALAREGVECTLPEGGVYFFLELGGFLRGRDLSALLLHGVDHGVLLAPGEAFGRAFGTRARLCFTSAPHEATLDGIAALGRALRSF; translated from the coding sequence TGAGCGGCGCGCGCCTCGCCCGCAGGGCGACGAACCTGCGCCCCGGGGTGTTCGCGGCCCTCGAGCAGCGCCTCGCGCGAGCGGCGCGCGAGGGGCAGGCCCTCGTACCGTTCCACATCGGCGACACGTACGTGGCGCCGCCGGCCGCCGCGACCGCCGCGCTGACCGAGCTCGACCCGGCCGTGCACCGCTACGGGCCCACGGCCGGTCTCGCGACGCTGCGCGAAGGCCTCGCGGCCTATGTGGCGGCCCGCCGCGGCCTCGAGGGTACGAGCCCGCGCGAGGTGCTCGTCGGCGCCGGAGGCACCCACGCACTCCACTGCGCCGCGAGCGTGCTGCTCGATCCGGGCGACGAGGTGTTGCTGCTCGCCCCGTACTGGCCGCTCGCGCCCGGCGTCTTCGAGGCGCAGGGCGCGGCGTGCGTCGAGGTGCCGGTCGATCTCTACGCCGAGCCCCAGCGCTCTCTGCGGCTACGGCTCGAGGCCGCGCGCACGGACCGCACCCGCGCGGTGTATTTCGTCTCGCCCAACAACCCCGACGGGAAGGTGCTCGGGGCCGCGCACCTCGGGGAGCTCTTGGCCTTCGCCGAGGACAACGACCTCTGGCTCTTCGCCGACGAGGTGTACGCCGACGTCACGTACGACGTCCCGCACACCTCGCTCGGGGTGCTCGCGGGGGCGCGCGCGCGGGCGGTGCTCCTCTACTCGTTCTCCAAGAGCTTCGCCCTCGCGGGGCAGCGCGTCGGCTTCGCGGTGGCGCCCGAGCAGGTCGTCGCCGCCGCGCTGCGGGTGGGCATGCACACCGTGTTCAACGTGCCGCTCTCGTCGCAGCGCGCGGCCCTCGCGGCGCTCGCCGCCCCCGACGACTTCCTCGCGCCCACCCTCGCCGCGTACCGCGCCACGCGCGACGCCGCGGCCGCGGCCCTCGCACGAGAGGGTGTAGAGTGCACCTTGCCCGAGGGAGGCGTGTACTTCTTCCTCGAGCTCGGCGGGTTCCTCCGCGGCCGCGACCTGTCCGCGCTGCTTCTCCATGGCGTCGACCACGGGGTGCTGCTCGCCCCAGGCGAGGCGTTCGGTCGCGCGTTCGGGACCCGCGCGCGGCTCTGCTTCACGAGCGCTCCGCACGAGGCGACTCTCGACGGCATCGCCGCGCTCGGCCGCGCGCTCCGCTCGTTCTGA